One Drosophila virilis strain 15010-1051.87 chromosome 5, Dvir_AGI_RSII-ME, whole genome shotgun sequence DNA window includes the following coding sequences:
- the cg gene encoding zinc finger protein 84 isoform X18, with amino-acid sequence MCAAQSNPPPFGYTWGFADNGNRAAESVLEISPNINYTVSGESMPYLLSTDGSLAVQKDVKGALSSNKGNVVRRMFVVNDSSFAPGTQRVITTGSASTVVKKQDSGQQVLSINSLDKNFQVQKVIQGLEENEDSQGDAPNLKLEPGTLELSPKTELQESMHFSETDATIKKERPYSCDECGKSFLLKHHLTTHARVHTGGERPHICTHCGKSFAHKHCLNTHLLLHSTDRPYQCQECKKSFTLKHHLLTHSRVHSRERPFVCQECGRAFPLKRHLVTHSKFHAGERPYVCEECGESFAQENHLIMHSRFHGSLNPFVCADCGASFPRKFQLVNHGRIHGKIPHSCTVCGKEFLQKRTLVSHMRRVHTGEQAHPCVSCGEGFLTKAELHQHVRAAHNGVNPNTSSATIIANQQQIQQPHHHPGHPQTITVVSNPANSTLLTVSTTDANGVARPQFVCRECGSAFNSREALALHLRLHTGDKSLMTDLCALTAALPGHFLSTASLNPGTVVTANPNLVGQSPVPVQIISSTGQVMSQTTLVQAANSTHPQAVVTAVPTMPVHGQQHLQHIQQQQQQQHVVTVSPANKPKSHFCASCGKGFAAKHGLMQHNRRHPNGGCTVRTHVCECGKAFFQKNHLMLHQRQHLETKPAISQQQVC; translated from the exons ATGTGCGCTGCACAGAGCAATCCGCCGCCCTTCGGCTACACTTGGGGTTTTGCAGACAACGGCAATCGTGCCGCAGAATCAGTTTTGGAGATATCGCCAAATATTAACTACACTGTCAGTGGGGAATCG ATGCCCTATCTGTTATCCACGGATGGATCATTGGCCGTACAAAAGGATGTTAAAGGTGCACTCAGCAGCAATAAGGGCAATGTCGTTCGGCGCATGTTCGTGGTGAACGATTCCTCATTTGCGCCCGGAACACAAAG AGTAATTACCACAGGCTCCGCATCGACGGTGGTCAAAAAACAGGACTCTGGTCAACAGGTGTTGAGCATAAATTCGCTCGATAAGAACT TTCAAGTACAGAAAGTAATACAAGGACTCGAAGAGAACGAGGACTCGCAGGGCGACGCACCCAACTTAAAGTTGGAGCCAGGCACATTAGAATTGTCCCCAAAGACCGAACTACAGGAATCAATGCATTTCAGCGAA ACCGACGCCACCATCAAAAAGGAGCGCCCGTACAGTTGTGACGAGTGCGGCAAATCCTTTCTGCTCAAACATCATTTGACAACACACGCACGCGTGCACACAGGTG GCGAACGTCCACACATTTGCACCCATTGcggcaaaagttttgcgcaCAAACATTGTCTAAATACGCATCTACTGCTCCATTCGACGGATCGGCCATATCAGTGTCAGGAGTGCAAGAAGAGCTTTACGCTTAAGCATCATCTGTTGACGCATTCGCGTGTCCATAGTCGGGAGCGGCCATTTGTGTGCCAGGAGTGCGGACGTGCATTTCCCCTCAAGCGTCATCTGGTCACGCACAGTAAATTTCACGCCGGCGAACGTCCCTACGTCTGCGAGGAATGCGGTGAGAGTTTCGCACAGGAGAATCACCTGATTATGCACTCGCG CTTTCATGGTTCATTGAATCCATTTGTTTGTGCTGATTGCGGTGCCTCGTTTCCACGCAAATTTCAATTGGTTAATCACGGACGCATACACGGCAAGATACCACACTCCTGCACAGTTTGCGGCAAAGAATTTCTACAGAAGCGCACCCTAGTATCCCACATGAG GCGCGTACATACCGGCGAGCAGGCGCATCCCTGCGTCAGCTGCGGCGAAGGTTTCCTCACCAAGGCGGAACTGCATCAGCATGTCCGTGCGGCGCACAACGGCGTCAATCCCAATACGAGCAGTGCCACCATTATAGCCAATCAACAG cAGATACAACAGCCGCATCATCATCCAGGACATCCGCAGACGATCACCGTTGTCAGCAATCCGGCTAATTCAACGCTGCTCACCGTCTCCACAACCGATGCCAATGGCGTTGCGCGTCCACAATTCGTTTGCCG CGAATGCGGCAGCGCGTTTAACAGCCGGGAGGCGCTCGCCTTGCACTTGCGACTGCACACGGGCGACAAGAGCCTTATGACCGATCTGTGCGCTTTGACAGCAGCGCTGCCCGGTCACTTTTTGAGCACGGCGAGCCTCAATCCGGGCACTGTGGTAACGGCCAATCCAAATTTGGTGGGCCAGAGTCCGGTGCCGGTGCAAATCATATCATCCACCGGTCAGGTGATGTCGCAGACCACGCTGGTGCAGGCCGCCAATTCGACCCATCCGCAAGCGGTTGTCACAGCCGTGCCCACAATGCCCGTCCATGGGCAACAGCATCTGCAGCACatccagcaacagcagcagcaacagcatgtGGTCACCGTATCGCCGGCCAACAAGCCAAAATCGCATTTCTGCGCCAGCTGCGGCAAGGGATTCGCCGCCAAGCACGGCCTCATGCAGCACAATCGACGACATCCAAACGGCGGCTGCACGGTGCGCACCCATGTCTGCGAGTGTGGAAAGGCATTCTTCCAAAAGAACCATCTGATGCTGCATCAGCGCCAGCATTTGGAAACAAAGCCAGCCATATCGCAGCAACAGGTATGCTAA
- the cg gene encoding zinc finger protein 84 isoform X20, whose protein sequence is MCAAQSNPPPFGYTWGFADNGNRAAESVLEISPNINYTVSGESTDATIKKERPYSCDECGKSFLLKHHLTTHARVHTGGERPHICTHCGKSFAHKHCLNTHLLLHSTDRPYQCQECKKSFTLKHHLLTHSRVHSRERPFVCQECGRAFPLKRHLVTHSKFHAGERPYVCEECGESFAQENHLIMHSRFHGSLNPFVCADCGASFPRKFQLVNHGRIHGKIPHSCTVCGKEFLQKRTLVSHMRRVHTGEQAHPCVSCGEGFLTKAELHQHVRAAHNGVNPNTSSATIIANQQQIQQPHHHPGHPQTITVVSNPANSTLLTVSTTDANGVARPQFVCRECGSAFNSREALALHLRLHTGDKSLMTDLCALTAALPGHFLSTASLNPGTVVTANPNLVGQSPVPVQIISSTGQVMSQTTLVQAANSTHPQAVVTAVPTMPVHGQQHLQHIQQQQQQQHVVTVSPANKPKSHFCASCGKGFAAKHGLMQHNRRHPNGGCTVRTHVCECGKAFFQKNHLMLHQRQHLETKPAISQQQEADVQQQQQQQQQQQAAAAAAAAGQQSTQVEVQIMPGGHAKVIKYEICRNVLQEEQAGQQQQQQQASMHAE, encoded by the exons ATGTGCGCTGCACAGAGCAATCCGCCGCCCTTCGGCTACACTTGGGGTTTTGCAGACAACGGCAATCGTGCCGCAGAATCAGTTTTGGAGATATCGCCAAATATTAACTACACTGTCAGTGGGGAATCG ACCGACGCCACCATCAAAAAGGAGCGCCCGTACAGTTGTGACGAGTGCGGCAAATCCTTTCTGCTCAAACATCATTTGACAACACACGCACGCGTGCACACAGGTG GCGAACGTCCACACATTTGCACCCATTGcggcaaaagttttgcgcaCAAACATTGTCTAAATACGCATCTACTGCTCCATTCGACGGATCGGCCATATCAGTGTCAGGAGTGCAAGAAGAGCTTTACGCTTAAGCATCATCTGTTGACGCATTCGCGTGTCCATAGTCGGGAGCGGCCATTTGTGTGCCAGGAGTGCGGACGTGCATTTCCCCTCAAGCGTCATCTGGTCACGCACAGTAAATTTCACGCCGGCGAACGTCCCTACGTCTGCGAGGAATGCGGTGAGAGTTTCGCACAGGAGAATCACCTGATTATGCACTCGCG CTTTCATGGTTCATTGAATCCATTTGTTTGTGCTGATTGCGGTGCCTCGTTTCCACGCAAATTTCAATTGGTTAATCACGGACGCATACACGGCAAGATACCACACTCCTGCACAGTTTGCGGCAAAGAATTTCTACAGAAGCGCACCCTAGTATCCCACATGAG GCGCGTACATACCGGCGAGCAGGCGCATCCCTGCGTCAGCTGCGGCGAAGGTTTCCTCACCAAGGCGGAACTGCATCAGCATGTCCGTGCGGCGCACAACGGCGTCAATCCCAATACGAGCAGTGCCACCATTATAGCCAATCAACAG cAGATACAACAGCCGCATCATCATCCAGGACATCCGCAGACGATCACCGTTGTCAGCAATCCGGCTAATTCAACGCTGCTCACCGTCTCCACAACCGATGCCAATGGCGTTGCGCGTCCACAATTCGTTTGCCG CGAATGCGGCAGCGCGTTTAACAGCCGGGAGGCGCTCGCCTTGCACTTGCGACTGCACACGGGCGACAAGAGCCTTATGACCGATCTGTGCGCTTTGACAGCAGCGCTGCCCGGTCACTTTTTGAGCACGGCGAGCCTCAATCCGGGCACTGTGGTAACGGCCAATCCAAATTTGGTGGGCCAGAGTCCGGTGCCGGTGCAAATCATATCATCCACCGGTCAGGTGATGTCGCAGACCACGCTGGTGCAGGCCGCCAATTCGACCCATCCGCAAGCGGTTGTCACAGCCGTGCCCACAATGCCCGTCCATGGGCAACAGCATCTGCAGCACatccagcaacagcagcagcaacagcatgtGGTCACCGTATCGCCGGCCAACAAGCCAAAATCGCATTTCTGCGCCAGCTGCGGCAAGGGATTCGCCGCCAAGCACGGCCTCATGCAGCACAATCGACGACATCCAAACGGCGGCTGCACGGTGCGCACCCATGTCTGCGAGTGTGGAAAGGCATTCTTCCAAAAGAACCATCTGATGCTGCATCAGCGCCAGCATTTGGAAACAAAGCCAGCCATATCGCAGCAACAG GAGGCTgacgtgcagcagcagcagcagcagcaacaacaacaacaagcggccGCTGCGGCTGCCGCCGCGGGACAACAGTCCACCCAGGTGGAGGTGCAAATAATGCCCGGTGGCCATGCCAAGGTCATCAAATACGAGATCTGTCGAAATGTGCTGCAGGAGGAGCAGgcggggcagcagcagcaacagcagcaggcgtcCATGCATGCTGAATAA
- the cg gene encoding zinc finger protein 250 isoform X19: protein MCAAQSNPPPFGYTWGFADNGNRAAESVLEISPNINYTVSGESMPYLLSTDGSLAVQKDVKGALSSNKGNVVRRMFVVNDSSFAPGTQRVITTGSASTVVKKQDSGQQVLSINSLDKNCERPHICTHCGKSFAHKHCLNTHLLLHSTDRPYQCQECKKSFTLKHHLLTHSRVHSRERPFVCQECGRAFPLKRHLVTHSKFHAGERPYVCEECGESFAQENHLIMHSRFHGSLNPFVCADCGASFPRKFQLVNHGRIHGKIPHSCTVCGKEFLQKRTLVSHMRRVHTGEQAHPCVSCGEGFLTKAELHQHVRAAHNGVNPNTSSATIIANQQQIQQPHHHPGHPQTITVVSNPANSTLLTVSTTDANGVARPQFVCRECGSAFNSREALALHLRLHTGDKSLMTDLCALTAALPGHFLSTASLNPGTVVTANPNLVGQSPVPVQIISSTGQVMSQTTLVQAANSTHPQAVVTAVPTMPVHGQQHLQHIQQQQQQQHVVTVSPANKPKSHFCASCGKGFAAKHGLMQHNRRHPNGGCTVRTHVCECGKAFFQKNHLMLHQRQHLETKPAISQQQEADVQQQQQQQQQQQAAAAAAAAGQQSTQVEVQIMPGGHAKVIKYEICRNVLQEEQAGQQQQQQQASMHAE, encoded by the exons ATGTGCGCTGCACAGAGCAATCCGCCGCCCTTCGGCTACACTTGGGGTTTTGCAGACAACGGCAATCGTGCCGCAGAATCAGTTTTGGAGATATCGCCAAATATTAACTACACTGTCAGTGGGGAATCG ATGCCCTATCTGTTATCCACGGATGGATCATTGGCCGTACAAAAGGATGTTAAAGGTGCACTCAGCAGCAATAAGGGCAATGTCGTTCGGCGCATGTTCGTGGTGAACGATTCCTCATTTGCGCCCGGAACACAAAG AGTAATTACCACAGGCTCCGCATCGACGGTGGTCAAAAAACAGGACTCTGGTCAACAGGTGTTGAGCATAAATTCGCTCGATAAGAACT GCGAACGTCCACACATTTGCACCCATTGcggcaaaagttttgcgcaCAAACATTGTCTAAATACGCATCTACTGCTCCATTCGACGGATCGGCCATATCAGTGTCAGGAGTGCAAGAAGAGCTTTACGCTTAAGCATCATCTGTTGACGCATTCGCGTGTCCATAGTCGGGAGCGGCCATTTGTGTGCCAGGAGTGCGGACGTGCATTTCCCCTCAAGCGTCATCTGGTCACGCACAGTAAATTTCACGCCGGCGAACGTCCCTACGTCTGCGAGGAATGCGGTGAGAGTTTCGCACAGGAGAATCACCTGATTATGCACTCGCG CTTTCATGGTTCATTGAATCCATTTGTTTGTGCTGATTGCGGTGCCTCGTTTCCACGCAAATTTCAATTGGTTAATCACGGACGCATACACGGCAAGATACCACACTCCTGCACAGTTTGCGGCAAAGAATTTCTACAGAAGCGCACCCTAGTATCCCACATGAG GCGCGTACATACCGGCGAGCAGGCGCATCCCTGCGTCAGCTGCGGCGAAGGTTTCCTCACCAAGGCGGAACTGCATCAGCATGTCCGTGCGGCGCACAACGGCGTCAATCCCAATACGAGCAGTGCCACCATTATAGCCAATCAACAG cAGATACAACAGCCGCATCATCATCCAGGACATCCGCAGACGATCACCGTTGTCAGCAATCCGGCTAATTCAACGCTGCTCACCGTCTCCACAACCGATGCCAATGGCGTTGCGCGTCCACAATTCGTTTGCCG CGAATGCGGCAGCGCGTTTAACAGCCGGGAGGCGCTCGCCTTGCACTTGCGACTGCACACGGGCGACAAGAGCCTTATGACCGATCTGTGCGCTTTGACAGCAGCGCTGCCCGGTCACTTTTTGAGCACGGCGAGCCTCAATCCGGGCACTGTGGTAACGGCCAATCCAAATTTGGTGGGCCAGAGTCCGGTGCCGGTGCAAATCATATCATCCACCGGTCAGGTGATGTCGCAGACCACGCTGGTGCAGGCCGCCAATTCGACCCATCCGCAAGCGGTTGTCACAGCCGTGCCCACAATGCCCGTCCATGGGCAACAGCATCTGCAGCACatccagcaacagcagcagcaacagcatgtGGTCACCGTATCGCCGGCCAACAAGCCAAAATCGCATTTCTGCGCCAGCTGCGGCAAGGGATTCGCCGCCAAGCACGGCCTCATGCAGCACAATCGACGACATCCAAACGGCGGCTGCACGGTGCGCACCCATGTCTGCGAGTGTGGAAAGGCATTCTTCCAAAAGAACCATCTGATGCTGCATCAGCGCCAGCATTTGGAAACAAAGCCAGCCATATCGCAGCAACAG GAGGCTgacgtgcagcagcagcagcagcagcaacaacaacaacaagcggccGCTGCGGCTGCCGCCGCGGGACAACAGTCCACCCAGGTGGAGGTGCAAATAATGCCCGGTGGCCATGCCAAGGTCATCAAATACGAGATCTGTCGAAATGTGCTGCAGGAGGAGCAGgcggggcagcagcagcaacagcagcaggcgtcCATGCATGCTGAATAA
- the cg gene encoding zinc finger protein 432 isoform X9, producing the protein MCAAQSNPPPFGYTWGFADNGNRAAESVLEISPNINYTVSGESMPYLLSTDGSLAVQKDVKGALSSNKGNVVRRMFVVNDSSFAPGTQRVITTGSASTVVKKQDSGQQVLSINSLDKNYLLVDQATAAAAAAAAGGGDPASAAHHHTLTNGSIVDAKTGQTVLTTSGAAAAAAKSHFSSIGALHLTQEECNEILIKRAIAAGHGHHQTHTITAGDGAHHHHHHHHHSTAPGATPSGATTLLGDILPGISVQVQKVIQGLEENEDSQGDAPNLKLEPGTLELSPKTELQESMHFSETDATIKKERPYSCDECGKSFLLKHHLTTHARVHTGERPHICTHCGKSFAHKHCLNTHLLLHSTDRPYQCQECKKSFTLKHHLLTHSRVHSRERPFVCQECGRAFPLKRHLVTHSKFHAGERPYVCEECGESFAQENHLIMHSRFHGSLNPFVCADCGASFPRKFQLVNHGRIHGKIPHSCTVCGKEFLQKRTLVSHMRRVHTGEQAHPCVSCGEGFLTKAELHQHVRAAHNGVNPNTSSATIIANQQQIQQPHHHPGHPQTITVVSNPANSTLLTVSTTDANGVARPQFVCRECGSAFNSREALALHLRLHTGDKSLMTDLCALTAALPGHFLSTASLNPGTVVTANPNLVGQSPVPVQIISSTGQVMSQTTLVQAANSTHPQAVVTAVPTMPVHGQQHLQHIQQQQQQQHVVTVSPANKPKSHFCASCGKGFAAKHGLMQHNRRHPNGGCTVRTHVCECGKAFFQKNHLMLHQRQHLETKPAISQQQVC; encoded by the exons ATGTGCGCTGCACAGAGCAATCCGCCGCCCTTCGGCTACACTTGGGGTTTTGCAGACAACGGCAATCGTGCCGCAGAATCAGTTTTGGAGATATCGCCAAATATTAACTACACTGTCAGTGGGGAATCG ATGCCCTATCTGTTATCCACGGATGGATCATTGGCCGTACAAAAGGATGTTAAAGGTGCACTCAGCAGCAATAAGGGCAATGTCGTTCGGCGCATGTTCGTGGTGAACGATTCCTCATTTGCGCCCGGAACACAAAG AGTAATTACCACAGGCTCCGCATCGACGGTGGTCAAAAAACAGGACTCTGGTCAACAGGTGTTGAGCATAAATTCGCTCGATAAGAACT ATCTTTTGGTCGATCaggcaacagcggcagcagctgcggctgcagcaggTGGAGGTGATCCGGCGTCTGCTGCACATCATCATACATTGACAAATGGCAGCATTGTTGATGCCAAAACTGGACAAACGGTATTGACCACATCGGGTGCTGCCGCGGCCGCGGCCAAATCGCATTTTAGCTCAATTGGTGCACTGCATCTGACCCAAGAGGAATGCAATGAGATCTTAATCAAGCGCGCCATTGCAGCCGGCCACGGCCACCATCAGACGCACACAATCACCGCTGGCGACGGAgcgcaccaccaccaccaccaccaccatcaTTCGACGGCGCCAGGCGCGACACCAA GCGGTGCAACAACACTCTTAGGTGACATACTTCCTGGTATTTCAGTTCAAGTACAGAAAGTAATACAAGGACTCGAAGAGAACGAGGACTCGCAGGGCGACGCACCCAACTTAAAGTTGGAGCCAGGCACATTAGAATTGTCCCCAAAGACCGAACTACAGGAATCAATGCATTTCAGCGAA ACCGACGCCACCATCAAAAAGGAGCGCCCGTACAGTTGTGACGAGTGCGGCAAATCCTTTCTGCTCAAACATCATTTGACAACACACGCACGCGTGCACACAG GCGAACGTCCACACATTTGCACCCATTGcggcaaaagttttgcgcaCAAACATTGTCTAAATACGCATCTACTGCTCCATTCGACGGATCGGCCATATCAGTGTCAGGAGTGCAAGAAGAGCTTTACGCTTAAGCATCATCTGTTGACGCATTCGCGTGTCCATAGTCGGGAGCGGCCATTTGTGTGCCAGGAGTGCGGACGTGCATTTCCCCTCAAGCGTCATCTGGTCACGCACAGTAAATTTCACGCCGGCGAACGTCCCTACGTCTGCGAGGAATGCGGTGAGAGTTTCGCACAGGAGAATCACCTGATTATGCACTCGCG CTTTCATGGTTCATTGAATCCATTTGTTTGTGCTGATTGCGGTGCCTCGTTTCCACGCAAATTTCAATTGGTTAATCACGGACGCATACACGGCAAGATACCACACTCCTGCACAGTTTGCGGCAAAGAATTTCTACAGAAGCGCACCCTAGTATCCCACATGAG GCGCGTACATACCGGCGAGCAGGCGCATCCCTGCGTCAGCTGCGGCGAAGGTTTCCTCACCAAGGCGGAACTGCATCAGCATGTCCGTGCGGCGCACAACGGCGTCAATCCCAATACGAGCAGTGCCACCATTATAGCCAATCAACAG cAGATACAACAGCCGCATCATCATCCAGGACATCCGCAGACGATCACCGTTGTCAGCAATCCGGCTAATTCAACGCTGCTCACCGTCTCCACAACCGATGCCAATGGCGTTGCGCGTCCACAATTCGTTTGCCG CGAATGCGGCAGCGCGTTTAACAGCCGGGAGGCGCTCGCCTTGCACTTGCGACTGCACACGGGCGACAAGAGCCTTATGACCGATCTGTGCGCTTTGACAGCAGCGCTGCCCGGTCACTTTTTGAGCACGGCGAGCCTCAATCCGGGCACTGTGGTAACGGCCAATCCAAATTTGGTGGGCCAGAGTCCGGTGCCGGTGCAAATCATATCATCCACCGGTCAGGTGATGTCGCAGACCACGCTGGTGCAGGCCGCCAATTCGACCCATCCGCAAGCGGTTGTCACAGCCGTGCCCACAATGCCCGTCCATGGGCAACAGCATCTGCAGCACatccagcaacagcagcagcaacagcatgtGGTCACCGTATCGCCGGCCAACAAGCCAAAATCGCATTTCTGCGCCAGCTGCGGCAAGGGATTCGCCGCCAAGCACGGCCTCATGCAGCACAATCGACGACATCCAAACGGCGGCTGCACGGTGCGCACCCATGTCTGCGAGTGTGGAAAGGCATTCTTCCAAAAGAACCATCTGATGCTGCATCAGCGCCAGCATTTGGAAACAAAGCCAGCCATATCGCAGCAACAGGTATGCTAA
- the cg gene encoding zinc finger protein 432 isoform X16, with amino-acid sequence MCAAQSNPPPFGYTWGFADNGNRAAESVLEISPNINYTVSGESMPYLLSTDGSLAVQKDVKGALSSNKGNVVRRMFVVNDSSFAPGTQRVITTGSASTVVKKQDSGQQVLSINSLDKNFQVQKVIQGLEENEDSQGDAPNLKLEPGTLELSPKTELQESMHFSETDATIKKERPYSCDECGKSFLLKHHLTTHARVHTGGERPHICTHCGKSFAHKHCLNTHLLLHSTDRPYQCQECKKSFTLKHHLLTHSRVHSRERPFVCQECGRAFPLKRHLVTHSKFHAGERPYVCEECGESFAQENHLIMHSRFHGSLNPFVCADCGASFPRKFQLVNHGRIHGKIPHSCTVCGKEFLQKRTLVSHMRRVHTGEQAHPCVSCGEGFLTKAELHQHVRAAHNGVNPNTSSATIIANQQQIQQPHHHPGHPQTITVVSNPANSTLLTVSTTDANGVARPQFVCRECGSAFNSREALALHLRLHTGDKSLMTDLCALTAALPGHFLSTASLNPGTVVTANPNLVGQSPVPVQIISSTGQVMSQTTLVQAANSTHPQAVVTAVPTMPVHGQQHLQHIQQQQQQQHVVTVSPANKPKSHFCASCGKGFAAKHGLMQHNRRHPNGGCTVRTHVCECGKAFFQKNHLMLHQRQHLETKPAISQQQEADVQQQQQQQQQQQAAAAAAAAGQQSTQVEVQIMPGGHAKVIKYEICRNVLQEEQAGQQQQQQQASMHAE; translated from the exons ATGTGCGCTGCACAGAGCAATCCGCCGCCCTTCGGCTACACTTGGGGTTTTGCAGACAACGGCAATCGTGCCGCAGAATCAGTTTTGGAGATATCGCCAAATATTAACTACACTGTCAGTGGGGAATCG ATGCCCTATCTGTTATCCACGGATGGATCATTGGCCGTACAAAAGGATGTTAAAGGTGCACTCAGCAGCAATAAGGGCAATGTCGTTCGGCGCATGTTCGTGGTGAACGATTCCTCATTTGCGCCCGGAACACAAAG AGTAATTACCACAGGCTCCGCATCGACGGTGGTCAAAAAACAGGACTCTGGTCAACAGGTGTTGAGCATAAATTCGCTCGATAAGAACT TTCAAGTACAGAAAGTAATACAAGGACTCGAAGAGAACGAGGACTCGCAGGGCGACGCACCCAACTTAAAGTTGGAGCCAGGCACATTAGAATTGTCCCCAAAGACCGAACTACAGGAATCAATGCATTTCAGCGAA ACCGACGCCACCATCAAAAAGGAGCGCCCGTACAGTTGTGACGAGTGCGGCAAATCCTTTCTGCTCAAACATCATTTGACAACACACGCACGCGTGCACACAGGTG GCGAACGTCCACACATTTGCACCCATTGcggcaaaagttttgcgcaCAAACATTGTCTAAATACGCATCTACTGCTCCATTCGACGGATCGGCCATATCAGTGTCAGGAGTGCAAGAAGAGCTTTACGCTTAAGCATCATCTGTTGACGCATTCGCGTGTCCATAGTCGGGAGCGGCCATTTGTGTGCCAGGAGTGCGGACGTGCATTTCCCCTCAAGCGTCATCTGGTCACGCACAGTAAATTTCACGCCGGCGAACGTCCCTACGTCTGCGAGGAATGCGGTGAGAGTTTCGCACAGGAGAATCACCTGATTATGCACTCGCG CTTTCATGGTTCATTGAATCCATTTGTTTGTGCTGATTGCGGTGCCTCGTTTCCACGCAAATTTCAATTGGTTAATCACGGACGCATACACGGCAAGATACCACACTCCTGCACAGTTTGCGGCAAAGAATTTCTACAGAAGCGCACCCTAGTATCCCACATGAG GCGCGTACATACCGGCGAGCAGGCGCATCCCTGCGTCAGCTGCGGCGAAGGTTTCCTCACCAAGGCGGAACTGCATCAGCATGTCCGTGCGGCGCACAACGGCGTCAATCCCAATACGAGCAGTGCCACCATTATAGCCAATCAACAG cAGATACAACAGCCGCATCATCATCCAGGACATCCGCAGACGATCACCGTTGTCAGCAATCCGGCTAATTCAACGCTGCTCACCGTCTCCACAACCGATGCCAATGGCGTTGCGCGTCCACAATTCGTTTGCCG CGAATGCGGCAGCGCGTTTAACAGCCGGGAGGCGCTCGCCTTGCACTTGCGACTGCACACGGGCGACAAGAGCCTTATGACCGATCTGTGCGCTTTGACAGCAGCGCTGCCCGGTCACTTTTTGAGCACGGCGAGCCTCAATCCGGGCACTGTGGTAACGGCCAATCCAAATTTGGTGGGCCAGAGTCCGGTGCCGGTGCAAATCATATCATCCACCGGTCAGGTGATGTCGCAGACCACGCTGGTGCAGGCCGCCAATTCGACCCATCCGCAAGCGGTTGTCACAGCCGTGCCCACAATGCCCGTCCATGGGCAACAGCATCTGCAGCACatccagcaacagcagcagcaacagcatgtGGTCACCGTATCGCCGGCCAACAAGCCAAAATCGCATTTCTGCGCCAGCTGCGGCAAGGGATTCGCCGCCAAGCACGGCCTCATGCAGCACAATCGACGACATCCAAACGGCGGCTGCACGGTGCGCACCCATGTCTGCGAGTGTGGAAAGGCATTCTTCCAAAAGAACCATCTGATGCTGCATCAGCGCCAGCATTTGGAAACAAAGCCAGCCATATCGCAGCAACAG GAGGCTgacgtgcagcagcagcagcagcagcaacaacaacaacaagcggccGCTGCGGCTGCCGCCGCGGGACAACAGTCCACCCAGGTGGAGGTGCAAATAATGCCCGGTGGCCATGCCAAGGTCATCAAATACGAGATCTGTCGAAATGTGCTGCAGGAGGAGCAGgcggggcagcagcagcaacagcagcaggcgtcCATGCATGCTGAATAA